From a single Syngnathus scovelli strain Florida chromosome 2, RoL_Ssco_1.2, whole genome shotgun sequence genomic region:
- the spega gene encoding striated muscle preferentially expressed protein kinase isoform X4, which produces MKKIWSKKRFQRSGHSTRTFGRFTHVFRSCRKQSYDSENTEDETTEPQMEPKGGLGRHQDKTAWGGPLGEGDRMTEYNPDACDRRATLPGSHDPIVERELRTLASRPPGPNMDPANPSRKSPNALVVNSAERQSPTPSVSPFLKRMKVAIPAILVEDETSKIECDAGQMEMNQVKSGSAGEQIVSLHEDYLSPQVAAMERISAPTKNVHFKEPPSFQVEPCDQVVMEGQDVVISVKVSGQPKPMVHWLKDKVPVKTAGRFSVRVTEDGSDELRIISAQRSDAGLYVCKLVSDIGTKQEECRIEVKAAAELQLKIIREVTDLKVEAGESAMFECDISGPSDVDVDWLSNGKLIQPALLNCKMHFNGRRCRLLLNSVHEDDSGTYTCKLSTAKDELTSSANLKVTPSKEPLFTRKLDVLEVIAGRTARLDCKVSGSPAPQVTWMHFESKVEESDNVCILSEGGRHSLVIANVSSDTEGFYTAVAQNIHGKAECTAELYIQEHRAAVSSHISKLEKMPSIPEEPEQLESEVVKRTMPDFVKPLSDLEVIEGKEAVLSCKVTGLPYPTISWYHNGKRIESSDERKMTQNRDVHTLVIQATCHADGGVYKAVIANKLGKAACYAHLYVSDIVPDPPDGPPIIEAITGKTISLSWKRSKKINPSDDSGSLSYVLQQQPLGSIQWSTVASNLRETSYTITNLSKGVRYAFRVLTSTGKTLSKPSPSTDLVQLQDRGPYLRKAPVIIDKPDIVYVVENQPVSITVTLNHVHATVTWKRRGVALVNKAGVCEMSTPDDDQHTLKLQRVRALDIGQLVVMASNQFGSDLCTLQLVMAVPPKFETIMEDVDIREGETTRLAVVVEGKPDPDILWYKDDVLLSESNYFTFVYDDPEYSLVILNAHTEHSGVYTCTAKNLAASNSCKAELTVRTEDKEAIEPVEDEGTILRKMRRLTDYYDLHKEIGRGTFSYVKRVTQKKGKKDFAAKFTSARGKRKALALREMELLSELDHERIIFFHDAFEKKNLVVLITELCHEEMLERISRRTTVTELEIRRCIQQVLEGLRYLHEKDIGHLDIKPENILMASASSDQIRICDFGNAIRLESSEEHYSKYGTPEYVAPEIVNQTPVSRATDIWPVAVITYLCLTGVSPFTGENDRATVLNIRNYNVAFEENMFSDLCKEAKGFVVKLLVVDRLRPSAIECLRHPWFKSESNKSICTAKLKQVLSRRRWQRSLINYKSKMVMRTIPELLNDASSHVSIAVAKHLKEGSPPPSSSSDSEADVDELPFIPMPLSMFFSGSRVSLNELPEDEHVTRGPNDIADRTKNNLDTAGIKEAGKSGTQKPQNPDEEMIQQTKRALLKKGLSTETGESQTKARRSTMRRGSSADSALLLHTDLEQGDVNQTTETSTNSLKKTVSLELPNRSPSPGITKISQEDYALKLELMRQRLLRGGSVDKKMSGLRGPLFETLGMEDEQQTGSLDRNLRRSRAGPSTLTRAASSESAGQDTPKTKVFQKSASFTQEDSEPMPLHRRYGAPLEIPSGGTEGKKLKEATSMSALTEQTTTESPTERISFRYPTAEVDQQRKRNNQEKRTNIEKVNKAENEPRSSAHVTPIIVIEDDVEAQYKKKTYLNKEKVTEDKGTSQNTKPGTSDRVSDKLKGHEAKGIAPSPQHPAVFAKVATSDLSSAATSNPEIPGMPRHPQLRTDIKDIASEEVFEARFKKRESSLTRSLKKLTRNKSEEKSPTLSRKIGGGDDEVYRPGQRGAPLEMVSQGLQEKSKSVQDLREDKEKEPGLSLIGRWSMRGKRSSVDKDAENSKERKNQEKAAPKRVTWAIGRSKSLDTNEQRAKADESAVSAMRRRFESKVAGISAKIRSQSEDRKDKTTEASQKEQQPKRLTDSPILAMRQMFENKLTGNTTKIRSLSEQRQDDTEEKKAPLFSRHRHSHSEGRGLKGMGIPENQLAKQAGVAASKESIESTSSVQSENDRRSRWDRWGLTKSKKDKTPSQPDLILPNPKKEDTSLTRTFVRSASDFPPVFHIKLKDQILLEGEQVTLSCLPAGSPLPDITWIKDRKALYTDDRISLTSHPDGRQLLTILKCSQRDAGVYECVATNPLAAITTSCTLTIAYVPKRPGTPEVPQTYNNTALVLWKPSDTKPPCSYTLERKTEGDSTWQTVTTGVVDCYYNVTDLPQGDVFRFRVFCVNKAGQGPPSNSSAPVTLDSAAEEASPVVAVVKTTAVPGSLASPSSLPVTSTMTNTTSTVTGPKNATSPVTSLPSAVLPSSYRAPRTIETSSSPSAITNMHDAPKTSSKLPSVPFVTPKLQSPVNIVSPMTQTPSILATPPSSPTKPALAVTYIPTTMAPSPSSFSPKVLQTSSLSPIGEGACTPTRSTPSGRVTPSTALRQGVPQKPYTFLEEKSRGRFGVIRECRENATGKIYMAKIIPYSQENKKEVLKEYEILKSLHNDKIMALHEAYVTPRYVVLVAEYCTGKELLHSIVERFRYSEDDVVEYLVQILQGVEYLHNRRVLHLDLKPDNIMVTNLNTIKIVDFGSAQSFNPLSLKQQDLGAVTLQYMAPEIVKGEVVGPPADVWTVGVVTYIMLSGQLPFDDKDPQRVKSKILMAKFDPTRLYPNVSQSALAFVKKLLSSYAWARPSTRDCFSQAWLQDTYMMKLRRQTLTFTTGRLKEFLVAQQCHRAESTTKHKVLLRSYQSTPKSTSSGPASQFHDSK; this is translated from the exons CAAATTGTGAGTCTCCATGAAGACTACCTGAGTCCACAGGTGGCGGCGATGGAACGTATTTCTGCTCCAACTAAAAATGTCCATTTTAAGGAACCTCCCTCTTTCCAG gtGGAGCCATGTGACCAAGTCGTGATGGAGGGACAAGATGTTGTCATCTCTGTAAAAGTTTCCGGGCAGCCCAAACCAATGGTTCACTG GCTAAAGGACAAGGTCCCGGTGAAGACGGCAGGACGCTTCTCCGTGAGGGTGACGGAGGACGGCTCCGATGAGCTCAGGATCATCTCAGCACAGAGGTCGGACGCAGGGCTctatgtctgcaagcttgtcagTGACATCGGAACAAAGCAGGAGGAGTGCAGAATCGAAGTCAAAG CTGCAGCAGAGTTACAGCTGAAAATTATCCGAGAGGTGACAGATCTGAAGGTGGAGGCTGGCGAGTCGGCCATGTTTGAATGTGACATCTCCGGTCCTTCAGACGTGGATGTGGATTGGCTCTCCAATGGGAAGCTGATCCAGCCGGCGCTGCTTAACTGCAAGATGCACTTTAATGGGCGCAG ATGCCGCCTGCTGCTGAATTCAGTGCACGAAGACGACAGTGGGACATACACTTGCAAATTGAGCACAGCCAAGG ACGAGTTGACCTCCAGCGCAAACCTAAAGGTGACCCCCTCCAAGGAGCCGTTGTTCACCCGCAAGCTGGACGTCCTCGAGGTCATCGCGGGTCGCACGGCCCGCTTGGACTGCAAGGTGAGCGGGTCACCGGCGCCACAAGTCACCTGGATGCACTTTG AGTCCAAAGTGGAGGAGAGCGACAATGTGTGCATTCTCAGCGAGGGCGGGCGTCACTCGCTGGTGATAGCCAACGTCAGCAGTGACACAGAAGGCTTCTATACGGCCGTGGCTCAGAACATTCACGGGAAGGCCGAATGCACTGCTGAGCTGTACATCCAAGAGCACAGGGCGGCGGTCTCCTCTCACAT ATCCAAACTTGAGAAGATGCCATCCATCCCAGAGGAGCCAGAGCAGCTGGAGAGTGAAGTGGTGAAGAGAACCATGCCGGATTTTGTAAAACCTCTGTCTGACTTGGAAGTGATCGAAGGAAAAGAGGCGGTTCTGAGCTGCAAGGTGACAGGCCTGCCTTATCCGACCATCTCCTGGTACCACAACGGAAAGCGCATCGAGAGCAGCGATGAGCGCAAAATGACCCAGA ACAGGGACGTCCACACGTTGGTCATTCAAGCAACTTGTCACGCTGACGGCGGCGTCTACAAGGCGGTGATCGCGAACAAACTGGGCAAAGCAGCCTGCTATGCACATTTATATGTTTCAG ATATTGTTCCAGATCCACCTGATGGGCCCCCGATCATAGAGGCCATCACCGGAAAAACGATAAGCCTCAGCTGGAAAAGATCCAAgaaaataaatccatcagatg ATTCGGGTTCCCTGTCTTATGTGCTCCAGCAGCAACCTTTGGGCTCCATCCAGTGGTCCACCGTAGCTTCCAACTTGAGGGAAACCAGCTACACCATTACCAACCTTTCCAAGGGGGTCCGCTACGCTTTCAGGGTCTTGACCTCCACCGGCAAGACGCTCAGCAAACCTTCACCATCCACAGATTTGGTCCAGCTCCAGGACAGAG GACCTTATTTGAGGAAAGCACCCGTGATCATCGACAAACCCGACATTGTGTACGTGGTTGAGAATCAACCCGTAAGCATCACCGTCACCCTGAACCACGTGCACGCTACCGTCACTTGGAAAAG GAGGGGCGTGGCTTTGGTCAACAAAGCCGGAGTGTGCGAGATGAGCACGCCGGACGATGATCAACACACCCTGAAGCTTCAGCGCGTCCGAGCCTTGGACATCGGCCAGCTGGTGGTGATGGCCAGCAACCAGTTTGGCAGCGACCTCTGCACGCTGCAGCTGGTCATGGCAG TGCCACCAAAATTTGAAACCATCATGGAGGATGTGGACATACGTGAGGGAGAAACTACCCGTCTCGCTGTTGTGGTCGAAGGAAAACCAGATCCAGACATCTTGTGGTACAAG GATGATGTGCTTCTCTCAGAGAGCAACTACTTCACCTTCGTGTACGATGACCCAGAGTATTCTCTCGTGATCCTTAACGCCCACACTGAGCATTCGGGCGTCTACACCTGCACGGCCAAGAACCTGGCCGCGTCCAACTCCTGCAAGGCTGAACTGACAGTTCGCACAG AGGACAAAGAGGCCATAGAACCAGTGGAAGATGAAGGAACCATTCTCAGGAAGATGCGACGCTTGACAGACTACTATGACCTCCACAAGGAGATAGGCAG GGGGACCTTTTCCTACGTGAAGCGAGTGACTCAGAAGAAGGGAAAGAAGGACTTTGCTGCCAAGTTCACATCCGCACGTGGAAAGAGGAAAGCCCTGGCACTGCGGGAGATGGAACTGCTGTCCGAGCTGGACCACGAGCGCATCATCTTCTTCCATGATGCCTTTGAGAAGAAGAATTTGGTGGTGCTGATAACAGAATT GTGTCACGAGGAGATGTTAGAACGAATATCCAGAAGAACGACAGTCACAGAGTTGGAA ATTCGTCGATGTATTCAGCAGGTGTTGGAAGGCCTTCGCTACCTTCATGAGAAAGACATCGGCCATCTTGACATAAAG CCAGAAAATATTTTGATGGCATCTGCCAGCAGTGACCAGATCCGTATTTGCGACTTTGGCAACGCCATCAGACTGGAGTCCTCCGAGGAGCACTACTCCAAGTATGGAACGCCGGAATACGTAGCACCAGAGATTGTGAACCAAACGCCGGTCTCTCGAGCAACAGACATATG GCCAGTCGCTGTCATTACATATCTCTG TCTGACAGGAGTGTCACCATTCACCGGTGAAAACGACAGAGCCACGGTGTTGAACATTCGCAACTACAACGTGGCCTTCGAGGAGAACATGTTCTCTGACCTCTGCAAAGAGGCGAAGGGGTTTGTCGTCAAGCTCTTGGTGGTGGACCGACT GAGACCAAGCGCCATCGAGTGCCTTCGTCATCCTTGGTTCAAG TCAGAAAGTAACAAGAGCATCTGCACGGCGAAGCTAAAGCAGGTTTTGTCTCGGAGGCGATGGCAG CGCTCCCTAATCAATTACAAATCAAAAATGGTGATGCGAACAATCCCGGAGCTACTTAACGACGCATCGAGCCATGTGTCCATTGCTGTGGCGAAACATTTAAAAGAAGGCTCCCCGCCACCTTCATCATCCTCCGACTCAGAAGCAGACGTGGATGAGCTTCCCTTCATTCCTATGCCGCTATCGATGTTCTTCTCCGGTTCCAGAGTCTCCTTGAATGAGTTGCCCGAGGATGAACATGTCACACGGGGGCCCAATGATATTGCTGATAGAACTAAGAACAACCTTGACACAGCTGGTATCAAAGAAGCTGGTAAAAGCGGGACACAGAAACCCCAAAACCCAGACGAAGAGATGATTCAACAGACGAAAAGAGCTCTACTTAAAAAAGGATTAAGTACAGAGACGGGTGAGTCTCAGACAAAAGCAAGAAGATCCACAATGAGGAGAGGCAGTTCTGCTGACTCGGCGTTGCTTCTTCACACTGACCTAGAACAGGGTGACGTCAACCAAACCACAGAAACGAGCACCAATAGCCTGAAAAAGACTGTTTCTCTTGAACTACCCAACCGTAGCCCAAGCCCTGGAATCACAAAAATTAGCCAGGAGGATTACGCCTTGAAACTGGAGCTCATGAGACAACGGCTGCTCAGGGGAGGTAGCGTGGATAAAAAGATGAGCGGCCTCCGAGGACCCTTATTTGAAACGCTTGGCATGGAAGATGAGCAACAGACAGGGTCTCTGGATCGCAATCTGAGGAGATCTAGAGCGGGGCCATCCACGCTCACGCGAGCTGCATCCTCTGAGAGTGCTGGACAAGACACACCAAAGACCAAAGTTTTCCAGAAAAGCGCTTCCTTCACTCAAGAAGATTCGGAACCCATGCCCCTTCATCGCAGGTATGGAGCTCCCTTAGAAATCCCATCTGGAGGCACTGAGGGGAAGAAGCTAAAGGAGGCAACCTCCATGTCCGCCCTAACAGAACAAACCACGACGGAGTCACCAACGGAGCGCATCTCATTTAGATACCCAACAGCAGAAGTGGACCAACAGCGCAAACGCAACAATCAAGAGAAAAGGACCAATATAGAAAAAGTAAATAAAGCAGAAAATGAGCCAAGATCGTCCGCACATGTTACTCCGATAATTGTGATAGAAGACGATGTGGAAGCGCAGTACAAAAAGAAAACTTATTTAAATAAAGAGAAAGTTACTGAAGACAAAGGAACATCACAAAACACAAAACCTGGAACATCTGACCGAGTGTCTGACAAGTTGAAAGGACATGAGGCCAAAGGCATCGCTCCTTCACCTCAACACCCAGCTGTGTTTGCCAAAGTGGCGACTTCCGATCTATCCTCTGCTGCCACTTCAAACCCGGAGATACCCGGCATGCCACGCCACCCGCAACTTCGAACAGATATAAAAGACATTGCCTCGGAAGAGGTCTTTGAAGCCAGATTCAAGAAGCGGGAGTCATCTTTGACTCGTAGCCTCAAAAAGCTAACCAGGAACAAATCCGAGGAAAAATCACCTACGTTGAGCCGTAAGATTGGCGGTGGAGACGATGAGGTGTACAGGCCAGGGCAAAGGGGGGCCCCCCTCGAAATGGTCTCCCAAGGGCTACAAGAAAAATCCAAATCAGTTCAAGACTTACGGGAAGATAAGGAAAAAGAACCTGGCCTAAGCCTTATTGGCAGGTGGTCGATGCGGGGTAAGAGATCGTCAGTTGATAAAGATGCAGAGAACTCAAAGGAAAGAAAGAATCAGGAAAAGGCAGCCCCAAAGAGGGTTACCTGGGCAATTGGTCGTAGTAAATCTTTAGACACGAATGAACAAAGGGCAAAAGCTGACGAGTCTGCGGTTTCTGCTATGAGACGCAGGTTCGAGTCCAAAGTGGCTGGAATCTCAGCCAAAATAAGGAGCCAGTccgaggacaggaaggataaaaCTACAGAGGCGAGTCAGAAGGAGCAACAACCGAAGAGGCTCACAGATTCTCCAATCCTAGCAATGCGccagatgtttgagaataaactCACTGGAAATACGACAAAAATCCGGAGTCTGTCAGAGCAAAGACAAGATGACACCGAGGAGAAGAAGGCACCCCTGTTTTCTCGCCATCGCCACTCACACTCTGAAGGGCGAGGACTGAAAGGAATGGGCATACCCGAGAATCAGCTGGCCAAACAGGCTGGCGTGGCCGCGTCAAAGGAATCCATCGAATCCACTTCCAGTGTTCAATCTGAGAACGACCGGCGGTCTAGATGGGACAGGTGGGGTCTGACCAAgagcaaaaaagacaaaacacctTCTCAACCTGACCTGATTTTACCCAACCCAAAAAAAGAAGACACATCCCTCACTCGGACCTTTGTCCGTTCCGCTTCGGATTTCCCGCCGGTGTTCCACATCAAACTCAAAGACCAAATCCTACTCGAGGGGGAGCAGGTCACCCTCAGTTGTCTCCCTGCCGGAAGTCCCCTTCCTGACATCACATGGATCAAAG ATCGGAAAGCTTTGTATACGGATGACCGAATCAGTCTGACGTCCCATCCGGATGGCAGGCAGCTTCTTACGATCCTAAAGTGCAGCCAAAGAGATGCTGGGGTGTACGAGTGCGTGGCTACCAACCCCCTGGCCGCCATTACCACCTCTTGTACACTGACGATAGCTT ATGTTCCCAAACGACCCGGAACCCCTGAAGTCCCTCAGACGTATAACAACACCGCCCTGGTGCTGTGGAAACCGTCCGACACCAAGCCCCCGTGCAGCTACACATTGGAAAGAAAGACGGAAG GAGATTCAACGTGGCAAACCGTtaccaccggagtggttgactgcTACTACAACGTGACTGACTTACCACAAGGTGACGTGTTCCGGTTCCGCGTGTTCTGTGTGAACAAGGCAGGACAGGGTCCACCTAGCAACTCTTCAGCTCCAGTCACTTTGGATTCAGCAG CTGAAGAAGCTTCACCCGTGGTGGCTGTGGTTAAGACCACTGCCGTACCTGGATCTCTGGCGTCTCCCTCAAGTCTCCCAGTCACATCCACGATGACAAATACAACCTCCACTGTAACAGGTCCTAAAAATGCGACTTCACCAGTGACATCCCTTCCTTCTGCAGTACTTCCATCATCCTATCGGGCTCCAAGAACCATAGAGACCTCTTCATCTCCATCGGCAATCACAAATATGCATGATGCTCCCAAAACGAGCTCTAAACTTCCATCGGTACCATTCGTAACGCCCAAGCTCCAGAGTCCAGTGAACATTGTGTCTCCCATGACCCAGACCCCGAGCATTCTTGCGACTCCTCCTTCAAGCCCCACCAAACCTGCCTTAGCGGTCACTTATATCCCCACCACCATGGCCCCATCTCCAAGTTCCTTCTCCCCTAAAGTGCTGCAAACCTCCAGCCTGAGCCCCATTGGTGAAGGGGCCTGTACGCCCACCAGAAGCACACCATCCGGTCGCGTCACACCCTCCACGGCTCTGCGTCAAGGGGTTCCACAGAAACCTTACACCTTCCTGGAAGAGAAATCCAG AGGTCGCTTCGGCGTCATCCGAGAGTGCCGTGAGAATGCCACGGGCAAAATATACATGGCCAAAATCATTCCCTACAGCCAAGAGAACAAAAAGGAAGTGCTGAAGGAGTACGAGATCCTGAAATCTCTGCACAATGACAAAATCATGGCTCTGCACGAAGCCTATGTCACGCCACGCTACGTTGTGCTGGTGGCAGAGTACTGCACCGGCAAAGAGCTGCTGCACAGCATCGTGGAGAG ATTCCGCTACTCTGAGGACGACGTGGTTGAGTACTTGGTCCAGATCCTGCAGGGAGTCGAGTACCTACACAACCGCCGAGTCCTCCACTTGGACCTGAAGCCAGACAACATCATGGTGACAAACCTCAACACCATCAAGattgtggactttggaagcgctCAAAGCTTCAACCCACTTAGTCTCAAGCAGCAGGATTTGGGGGCGGTAACACTGCAATACATGG CTCCTGAAATCGTGAAAGGCGAAGTAGTGGGGCCTCCCGCAGATGTATGGACTGTTGGAGTTGTGACTTACATCAT GCTCAGCGGCCAGCTGCCCTTTGATGACAAAGATCCTCAACGTGTGAAATCCAAGATCCTGATGGCCAAGTTTGACCCAACGAGACTCTACCCCAACGTCTCCCAAAGTGCCTTGGCCTTTGTCAAGAAGTTGCTGAGCAGTTACGCTTG GGCCCGCCCAAGCACACGCGACTGCTTCTCCCAAGCCTGGCTTCAGGACACTTACATGATGAAGCTGAGGAGGCAGACCCTTACCTTCACCACAGGCAGACTCAAAGAGTTCTTGGTGGCGCAGCAGTGCCATCGCGCCGAGAGCACAACCAAGCACAAGGTGCTGCTGCGCAGCTACCAGAGCACACCCAAGTCCACGTCAAGCGGGCCTGCGTCGCAGTTTCACGACTCCAAGTGA